One window from the genome of Choloepus didactylus isolate mChoDid1 chromosome 2, mChoDid1.pri, whole genome shotgun sequence encodes:
- the LOC119527812 gene encoding AP-4 complex subunit sigma-1, whose product MIKFFLMVNKQGQTRLSKYYEHMEINKRTLLETEVIKSCLSRSSEQCSFIEYKDFKLIYRQYAALFIVVGVNDTENEMAIYEFIHNFVEVLDEYFSRVSELDIMFNLDKVHIILDEMVLNGCIVETNRARILAPLLIFDKMSES is encoded by the coding sequence atgataaagtttTTCCTCATGGTGAATAAACAAGGGCAGACCCGACTTTCTAAGTACTATGAACACATGGAGATTAACAAGCGGACACTTCTGGAAACCGAAGTCATAAAGAGCTGTCTCTCTCGATCCAGTGAACAATGCTCTTTCATTGAATATAAGGATTTTAAGCTGATATATCGTCAGTATGCAGCGCTCTTCATTGTGGTTGGAGTTAATGACACTGAGAATGAGATGGCTATTTATGAATTCATTCATAATTTTGTGGAAGTTTTAGATGAGTACTTCAGCCGAGTGAGTGAATTGGATATAATGTTTAATTTGGATAAAGTACACATCATTTTGGATGAGATGGTGTTAAATGGCTGCATCGTGGAAACTAACCGGGCAAGAATTCTTGCCCCTCTACTAATTTTTGATAAGATGTCAGAAAGCTGA